In one window of Candidatus Sulfuricurvum sp. RIFRC-1 DNA:
- the queA gene encoding tRNA preQ1(34) S-adenosylmethionine ribosyltransferase-isomerase QueA, producing the protein MKKRRLTNLDPLLTSSYHYELPEELIATHPIHPRDHARLLVYDRADQSITHARFDALDNFLPRECGIIFNDTKVIKARLYGHKESGGAIELLINRPHDAYAINVYIKGRVRSDTRLIFDGDLSARVIKLYEDGSRDVNFYLRKTLIRFEELLPILEQVGHIPLPPYLGREDNSEDEREYQSVFAHYEGAVAAPTASLHFSDELFEAVCSHHPHAFVTLHVGSGTFKPVEAEVITDHPMHSEYFDISASALELIHSNIPLLSIGTTSTRTVEYHARTAEHHGEANLFLHPHNPPKRINHLLTNFHLPQSTLLMLVASFVGLEETHRIYHEAIDQKYRFFSYGDAMLIL; encoded by the coding sequence ATGAAGAAGAGACGATTGACTAACCTCGATCCTCTTCTTACGTCAAGTTATCACTATGAGCTCCCCGAAGAGCTGATAGCGACCCATCCGATACACCCCAGAGATCATGCCCGACTCCTTGTCTACGACCGAGCCGATCAATCGATTACCCACGCTCGCTTTGATGCACTGGACAATTTTCTCCCTCGTGAATGCGGTATTATCTTTAATGACACCAAAGTTATCAAAGCACGATTGTACGGTCACAAAGAGAGCGGAGGAGCGATTGAGCTGCTCATCAACCGTCCTCACGATGCCTACGCTATTAACGTCTATATCAAAGGACGGGTGAGAAGTGATACCCGTTTAATTTTTGACGGTGATTTGAGTGCTCGTGTTATAAAATTGTACGAAGACGGCTCACGTGATGTCAATTTTTATCTCCGTAAAACTCTTATCCGATTTGAAGAACTTCTCCCTATTTTGGAGCAAGTAGGTCACATCCCCCTCCCCCCGTATCTGGGACGTGAGGACAACTCCGAAGATGAACGCGAATACCAAAGCGTTTTCGCCCACTACGAGGGGGCAGTTGCCGCTCCGACTGCGTCGCTTCATTTTAGTGATGAGCTTTTTGAAGCCGTATGCTCACACCACCCTCACGCTTTTGTCACTCTCCATGTAGGCTCGGGGACGTTTAAACCGGTCGAAGCCGAAGTGATTACCGATCATCCGATGCATTCGGAGTATTTTGATATCAGTGCCTCTGCACTAGAGCTTATCCACAGCAACATTCCCCTCCTCAGCATCGGAACTACCTCTACCCGTACGGTTGAGTATCATGCCCGTACTGCGGAGCATCATGGAGAAGCCAATCTCTTTCTACACCCCCACAATCCCCCAAAACGGATCAACCATCTCCTTACCAATTTTCATCTTCCCCAATCAACGTTGCTTATGCTCGTCGCCTCATTTGTCGGGCTGGAAGAGACCCATCGCATTTATCACGAAGCAATTGATCAAAAATACCGCTTTTTCTCGTACGGCGATGCGATGCTTATTCTTTAA
- the tatC gene encoding twin-arginine translocase subunit TatC, translating into MFEDLKPHLAELRKRLGISVATVIIMFFVMFNFHEALLAWVTAPLAEAIAAVAKVSTKAAEGMITTTQLGGTFFVAMKVSFFAGLLAALPVILTQFWLFIAPGLYANEKKMLIPFVVGGTVMFAMGASFAYYVVTPFGFSYLIAFGSASFVPMINIEDYVEFFTKIMFGFGLSFELPVICYFLALLGLIDDKAMIGFFRYAIVLIFIIAAVLTPPDVITQILMAMPLILLYGISILIVRAVNPAPKEEPYIAEDEEETID; encoded by the coding sequence ATGTTTGAAGATTTAAAACCCCATTTAGCCGAATTACGAAAACGTCTCGGTATCAGTGTCGCCACAGTCATTATTATGTTTTTTGTGATGTTCAACTTTCATGAAGCTCTTTTAGCCTGGGTAACCGCGCCTTTAGCCGAAGCAATCGCTGCTGTGGCCAAAGTCTCTACAAAAGCAGCTGAGGGGATGATCACTACCACTCAACTGGGAGGGACCTTTTTCGTTGCGATGAAAGTCTCTTTTTTCGCAGGCTTACTCGCCGCACTCCCCGTCATTCTGACTCAATTTTGGCTTTTTATCGCTCCGGGGCTTTATGCCAATGAGAAAAAAATGCTGATCCCGTTTGTCGTCGGTGGAACGGTTATGTTCGCGATGGGTGCTTCATTCGCTTATTATGTCGTCACCCCGTTTGGGTTTAGTTATCTTATTGCATTCGGAAGTGCCTCTTTTGTTCCGATGATTAACATCGAAGACTATGTCGAATTTTTTACGAAAATCATGTTTGGATTCGGCCTCTCGTTTGAGCTTCCGGTTATCTGTTATTTTTTAGCTCTATTGGGGCTTATTGATGACAAAGCAATGATCGGGTTTTTCCGCTACGCCATTGTTTTAATCTTTATTATTGCCGCTGTTTTAACACCGCCGGACGTTATTACCCAGATATTGATGGCAATGCCGTTGATTCTCCTTTACGGGATCTCTATTCTGATAGTCCGTGCTGTCAATCCGGCACCGAAAGAAGAGCCATATATCGCCGAAGATGAAGAAGAGACGATTGACTAA